The Silurus meridionalis isolate SWU-2019-XX chromosome 16, ASM1480568v1, whole genome shotgun sequence genome has a segment encoding these proteins:
- the csrnp2 gene encoding cysteine/serine-rich nuclear protein 2 isoform X2, which produces METVSALGLKRRFEEVDSSSPCSTLKESDDDVSSSDSVDSCDSLNAPCTSLTPTSILRRQKTSLGHKRVRFDAVTVYYFSRRQGFTSVPSQGGSSLGMARHHCAIRQYTLGEFAREQESSHRHILRQHLRQEKLNARKMKLTRNGTVHCAQADLLTLDDISDEDLDVEGVEVDDCFFLQPLPTKRRRALLRASGIARIDAREKMELRAIRLSREECGCDCRFYCDPHQCGCSRAGIKCQVDRVSFPCGCSRDGCHNAAGRIEFNPVRVRTHFLHTIMKLDREKRHVPGSISAEDYGKETGLKPSPSCARFSLDSGVAVKTEGSNEQDLLEEHCLEHENETAVLHLQSAEEQERRREQGEESHPEEVQNPSPKMCLLHEELSSQEEVENMVEVDQMFFQNTFPGGATLLCIKENQEDTHSLNEQAPVLYYQIDHVETATFKTNDKQEEEPQDGQVEVEARNKFHKSQTYRQDQVESSTSEQPHPSCLKSIKEAELGHSSSEHGPGGTEFQETCPLVEEDAIKLPPEV; this is translated from the exons CCACCTCCATTCTCAGGAGGCAAAAAACCTCTCTGGGCCATAAGCGTGTGCGTTTTGATGCAGTCACAGTTTACTATTTCTCTAGAAGGCAAGGCTTTACCAGTGTTCCTAGTCAAGGTGGCAGCTCATTGGGGATGGCACGGCATCACTGTGCCATACGTCAGTACACTCTGGGGGAGTTTGCCCGAGAGCAGGAGAGCAGTCACCGCCACATCCTACGCCAGCACCTGCGTCAAGAGAAGCTGAATGCTCGGAAGATGAAG TTGACGCGGAACGGCACAGTTCATTGTgcccaggctgacctgctgacACTGGATGATATATCTGATGAGGATCTGGATGTGGAGGGTGTCGAAGTGGATGATTGTTTCTTCCTACAGCCCCTGCCTACCAAGCGGAGACGGGCACTCTTGCGTGCCTCAGGTATTGCCCGTATTGATGCCCGAGAGAAGATGGAGCTGCGTGCCATCCGCCTGTCCCGTGAGGAATGTGGCTGTGACTGCCGCTTTTACTGTGACCCACACCAATGTGGCTGCAGCAGAGCAGGCATCAAGTGCCAg GTGGACCGTGTGTCTTTCCCATGTGGCTGTTCTCGAGATGGCTGCCATAATGCAGCAGGAAGGATTGAGTTCAACCCAGTCCGCGTTCGCACTCACTTCTTACACACAATTATGAAGCTTGACCGGGAGAAGAGACATGTGCCAGGCTCCATATCTGCAGAAGACTATGGGAAGGAAACTGGGCTGAAACCCAGTCCTTCATGTGCCCGCTTTTCATTGGACTCTGGAGTAGCAGTGAAGACAGAAGGCTCAAATGAGCAGGATCTCCTAGAAGAGCACTGCCTGGAGCATGAGAATGAGACAGCAGTGCTCCACCTGCAGAGTGCAGAAGAGCAGGAAAGGAGAAGGGAGCAGGGGGAGGAGTCTCACCCAGAGGAGGTGCAGAATCCCAGTCCAAAAATGTGTCTTTTGCATGAGGAGCTGAGCAGCCAGGAGGAGGTTGAGAATATGGTTGAGGTAGACCAAATGTTCTTTCAGAACACTTTTCCAGGAGGAGCAACCCTGCTATGCATCAAGGAGAACCAAGAGGATACTCACAGTTTGAATGAACAAGCTCCTGTCCTCTATTATCAGATAGACCATGTGGAAACAGCCACATTTAAGACAAATGACAAGCAAGAAGAGGAGCCCCAAGATGGACAAGTAGAAGTAGAGGCCAGAAACAAGTTTCACAAATCTCAAACCTACAGGCAGGATCAGGTTGAGAGCTCTACTTCTGAACAACCTCATCCCTCATGTCTAAAAAGCATTAAAGAGGCTGAATTGGGCCACTCCAGCTCCGAACATGGCCCAGGTGGCACAGAGTTTCAAGAGACTTGCCCATTAGTTGAAGAAGATGCAATAAAACTTCCTCCAGAAGTTTAG